A genome region from Streptomyces antimycoticus includes the following:
- a CDS encoding MrpF/PhaF family protein, translating to MSTSDGWLAAALVPLLALVPVLWRIAYGSPKDRLIGQNLTSLLAGLALLLAAQGFHRTSYTDVALVVSVLGPTGTLIYARFLGVLPDSRLVRWTALAGVPVTVLPLCVATGPGRAMAKLLLIGALLIAGSVVTSARSGKGGITA from the coding sequence GTGAGCACCTCCGACGGCTGGCTGGCGGCGGCGCTGGTGCCGCTGCTCGCGCTGGTGCCGGTGCTGTGGCGGATCGCCTACGGCTCGCCGAAGGACCGGCTGATCGGCCAGAACCTCACCTCGCTGCTGGCCGGGCTGGCGCTGCTGCTGGCCGCACAGGGCTTCCACCGGACCTCGTACACCGATGTGGCGCTGGTGGTCAGCGTGCTCGGCCCGACCGGAACGCTGATCTACGCCCGCTTTCTGGGCGTCCTGCCCGACTCGCGGCTGGTGCGGTGGACGGCGCTGGCGGGGGTGCCCGTCACGGTGCTGCCGCTGTGCGTGGCGACCGGGCCCGGCCGGGCCATGGCGAAGCTGCTGCTGATCGGCGCACTGCTGATCGCGGGCAGCGTGGTGACCAGCGCCCGCAGCGGAAAGGGGGGCATCACGGCATGA
- the fxsA gene encoding FxsA family membrane protein — MMTGASQQSDPTRPKRSRARTFVPLGIAAWLVLEIWLLTLVADLAGGLTVFLLLVAGVVVGGAVVKRGGRRAWQSLAASMRPGGEEEPAARPGSSFTMLGGLLLMVPGLISDVAALVCLFPPTRALLRRRAESALSRRMGFVPGSPSDPFLQAREEWERRGAQARAEQGTVIQGEVIKDGDGHGQDRDGDGEPGPGLRPRDRG, encoded by the coding sequence ATGATGACCGGCGCATCGCAGCAGAGCGACCCGACCCGCCCGAAGCGCTCACGCGCCCGCACCTTCGTGCCGCTGGGGATCGCCGCCTGGCTGGTTCTGGAGATCTGGCTGCTGACATTGGTGGCGGACCTGGCCGGTGGGCTGACCGTCTTCCTGCTGCTGGTCGCGGGCGTGGTGGTGGGCGGGGCCGTGGTCAAGCGCGGTGGCCGCCGGGCGTGGCAGAGCCTGGCCGCGTCGATGCGGCCGGGCGGCGAGGAGGAGCCCGCGGCGCGGCCCGGAAGCTCCTTCACCATGCTCGGCGGGCTGCTGCTCATGGTGCCGGGGCTGATATCGGACGTGGCCGCGCTGGTGTGTCTGTTCCCGCCGACCCGGGCGCTGCTGCGGCGCCGCGCGGAGAGCGCGCTGTCGCGCCGGATGGGCTTCGTCCCCGGATCGCCGTCCGACCCCTTCCTTCAGGCCCGTGAGGAGTGGGAGCGCCGGGGCGCGCAGGCGCGCGCGGAGCAGGGCACGGTGATCCAGGGCGAGGTGATCAAGGACGGGGACGGGCACGGCCAGGACCGGGACGGCGATGGAGAGCCGGGCCCCGGACTGCGGCCGCGCGACCGGGGCTGA
- a CDS encoding RNA polymerase-binding protein RbpA: MSERALRGTRLVVTSYETDRGIDLAPRQAVEYACQNGHRFEMPFSVEAEIPPEWECKACGAMALLVDGDGPEEKKGKPARTHWDMLMERRTREELEEVLAERLAVLRSGAMNIAVHPRDTRKSA, translated from the coding sequence ATGAGTGAGCGAGCTCTCCGCGGCACGCGACTCGTGGTGACCAGCTACGAGACCGACCGCGGCATCGATCTGGCCCCGCGCCAGGCGGTGGAGTACGCATGCCAGAACGGCCATCGATTTGAGATGCCGTTCTCGGTAGAGGCGGAGATCCCGCCGGAGTGGGAGTGCAAGGCGTGCGGCGCCATGGCACTCCTGGTGGACGGCGACGGACCTGAGGAGAAAAAGGGCAAGCCTGCGCGCACGCACTGGGACATGCTCATGGAGCGGCGCACCCGCGAGGAGCTCGAGGAGGTGCTGGCCGAGCGGCTGGCGGTCCTGCGCTCCGGTGCCATGAACATCGCCGTGCATCCGCGGGACACACGTAAGTCTGCCTGA
- the yczE gene encoding membrane protein YczE — translation MSDRLPRRLVQLYVGLVLYGASMGLQLRAAVGLDPWDAFHQGVAEHTSLSIGTVTVVVGLAALLLWIPLRERPGLGTVSNVMVIGPVMDATLWLIPEQKALAVRIPMLLFAIVLCGVATGLYISARFGAGPRDGLMTGLHRRTGWSLRLVRTGIELAVLATGFALGGSVGLGTALFALTIGPLSQFFLRVFAIPAPAGTPAPGIVARGGAEPQVRDLI, via the coding sequence TTGTCCGATCGCCTTCCACGCCGCCTTGTCCAGCTCTACGTGGGGCTCGTCCTGTACGGCGCGTCCATGGGGCTCCAGTTGCGTGCCGCCGTCGGTCTCGACCCCTGGGACGCCTTCCACCAGGGCGTCGCCGAGCACACCTCGCTGTCGATCGGCACGGTGACGGTCGTCGTCGGCCTCGCCGCGCTGCTGCTGTGGATCCCGCTGCGCGAGCGGCCCGGACTGGGCACGGTGTCGAATGTGATGGTGATCGGGCCGGTGATGGACGCCACCTTGTGGCTGATACCGGAGCAGAAGGCACTGGCGGTGCGGATCCCGATGCTGCTCTTCGCGATCGTGCTGTGCGGCGTGGCCACCGGGCTCTACATCTCGGCGCGGTTCGGGGCGGGCCCGCGGGACGGGCTGATGACGGGGCTGCACCGGCGCACCGGGTGGTCGCTCCGGCTGGTGCGGACCGGGATCGAGCTGGCGGTGCTGGCCACCGGTTTCGCCCTCGGCGGGTCGGTGGGGCTGGGTACGGCGCTGTTCGCGCTGACCATCGGGCCGCTGTCGCAGTTCTTCCTGCGCGTCTTCGCGATTCCCGCGCCCGCCGGGACGCCAGCCCCCGGAATCGTGGCGCGCGGCGGCGCCGAGCCGCAGGTCCGGGACCTGATTTAG
- a CDS encoding SCO1417 family MocR-like transcription factor, which yields MSPWTSAVGSPQLARLLGSQHTRDGVAAGTAASLTGGRRVPAYRSLADGVRLLILEGRVPVAARLPAERELAAALAVSRTTVAAAYEALRGEGFLESRRGAGSWTAMPAGSPLPTRGLDPLPPEAAASVIDLGCAALPAPEPWLTRAMHGALDELPPYARTHGDYPAGLPALRQALADRYTASGIPTMPEQIMVTTGAMGAVAAASRLMVRPGERVAVESPSYANILQLMREAGARLVPVAVAGQLGGWDIPAWRQVLSAAAPRLAYVIADFHNPTGALATEEQRRQLVDAARAAGTILIADETMTELRLDDEVALPRPVCAFDPGGSTVITVGSASKSFWAGMRIGWVRAAPDVIRSLVAARAYADLGTPVIEQLAVAWLLNTGGWEEAIEVRRALARDNRDALVDAVRRHLPDWEFTVPHGGLTLWARTGGLSGSRIAEAGARLGVRVPSGPRFGVDGAFEGYVRLPFTVGGAVAEKAATRLAAAADLVASGATIEAESPRTYVA from the coding sequence ATGAGTCCATGGACGTCCGCGGTCGGTTCACCCCAACTGGCCCGGCTGCTCGGATCGCAGCACACCCGTGACGGTGTGGCCGCCGGGACCGCGGCCTCACTGACCGGGGGTCGCCGCGTCCCCGCCTACCGCTCCCTCGCCGACGGCGTACGGCTGCTCATCCTGGAGGGCCGGGTTCCGGTCGCGGCACGCCTCCCCGCCGAGCGCGAGCTCGCCGCGGCGCTCGCGGTCAGCCGTACCACCGTCGCCGCCGCCTACGAGGCGCTGCGCGGCGAGGGGTTCCTGGAGTCCCGGCGCGGCGCCGGGAGCTGGACCGCCATGCCCGCCGGAAGCCCGCTGCCCACCCGGGGGCTCGATCCGCTCCCGCCCGAGGCCGCGGCCTCCGTCATCGACCTCGGCTGTGCCGCGCTGCCCGCCCCCGAACCGTGGCTCACCCGCGCCATGCACGGCGCCCTGGACGAACTGCCGCCCTACGCCCGCACCCACGGCGACTATCCCGCCGGGCTGCCCGCCCTGCGCCAGGCGCTCGCCGACCGCTACACCGCGAGCGGCATACCGACCATGCCCGAGCAGATCATGGTCACCACCGGCGCCATGGGCGCGGTCGCCGCCGCCAGTCGGCTGATGGTCCGGCCCGGGGAGCGGGTCGCCGTCGAATCGCCCAGCTACGCCAACATCCTCCAGCTGATGCGGGAAGCGGGCGCCCGGCTCGTGCCCGTCGCCGTGGCCGGCCAACTCGGGGGCTGGGACATCCCGGCCTGGCGCCAGGTCCTCAGCGCCGCCGCGCCCCGGCTGGCCTATGTCATCGCCGACTTCCACAACCCCACCGGCGCCCTGGCCACCGAGGAGCAGCGCCGGCAGCTCGTCGACGCCGCCCGCGCCGCCGGAACCATCCTGATCGCCGACGAGACCATGACCGAGCTGCGCCTGGACGACGAGGTGGCGCTGCCCCGCCCGGTCTGCGCCTTCGACCCGGGCGGCAGCACCGTGATCACCGTCGGCTCGGCGAGCAAGTCCTTCTGGGCGGGGATGCGCATCGGCTGGGTGCGCGCCGCGCCCGATGTCATCCGCAGCCTGGTCGCCGCCCGCGCCTACGCGGACCTGGGCACCCCCGTCATCGAACAGCTCGCCGTCGCCTGGCTGCTGAACACCGGCGGCTGGGAGGAGGCCATCGAGGTGCGCCGGGCGCTCGCCCGCGACAACCGGGACGCGCTCGTCGACGCCGTCCGACGCCATCTGCCCGACTGGGAGTTCACCGTTCCGCACGGCGGGCTCACCCTCTGGGCCCGCACCGGCGGCCTCTCCGGCTCGCGCATCGCGGAGGCGGGCGCCCGGCTGGGGGTCCGGGTGCCGTCGGGGCCTCGCTTCGGAGTGGACGGCGCGTTCGAGGGGTACGTACGGCTTCCGTTCACCGTCGGGGGAGCGGTCGCCGAGAAGGCCGCCACCCGGCTGGCCGCGGCCGCCGATCTGGTGGCCTCGGGCGCCACGATCGAGGCCGAATCGCCCCGTACGTACGTGGCCTGA
- a CDS encoding ankyrin repeat domain-containing protein, which translates to MTPSNPESEPAHDPEVLQLASKVFDLARQGDTDTLAAYVDAGVPANLTNDKGDSLLMLAAYYGHPATVSALLERGADPNRVNERGQTPIAGAAFKGEEEVLRVLLAKGADPRSGSPSAVETARMFGREDLLALFQAPGAE; encoded by the coding sequence ATGACCCCATCGAACCCCGAGAGCGAGCCCGCCCACGACCCGGAGGTGCTGCAGCTGGCGTCCAAGGTCTTCGACCTGGCCCGGCAGGGGGACACCGATACGCTCGCCGCCTACGTGGACGCGGGCGTCCCGGCCAACCTCACCAACGACAAGGGTGATTCCCTGCTCATGCTGGCGGCCTACTACGGCCACCCCGCGACGGTGTCGGCCCTGCTGGAGCGCGGCGCCGACCCCAATCGGGTGAACGAACGGGGCCAGACGCCCATCGCCGGGGCCGCGTTCAAGGGCGAGGAGGAGGTGCTGAGGGTGCTGCTGGCCAAGGGCGCCGACCCTCGCTCCGGATCGCCCTCGGCCGTCGAGACGGCGCGGATGTTCGGGCGGGAGGATCTGCTCGCGCTGTTCCAGGCGCCGGGCGCGGAGTAG